A region from the Arachis ipaensis cultivar K30076 chromosome B01, Araip1.1, whole genome shotgun sequence genome encodes:
- the LOC107632193 gene encoding GDSL esterase/lipase At5g62930, producing the protein MRRQVVLFGDSITEQSFRQGGWGAALANAYSRKADVVLRGYGGYNTKWALFLLHHIFPPDSARPPIATTIFFGANDAALSGRTSERQHVPIEDYKQNLRKIVLHLKECSPTMQIVLITPPPVCEEGRHAYAKSLYGENAMKFPERTNEVTGQYASACVETAKEIGVFSVDLWSKMQETDGWQKKFLSDGLHLTPDGNAIVYQEVIKIFNEAGLSADNMPLDFPHHSEIDAKNPEGAFQQKCF; encoded by the exons ATGAGGAGGCAAGTGGTCCTGTTTGGTGATTCCATAACGGAACAATCCTTCCGACAAGGTGGTTGGGGCGCTGCTCTTGCCAATGCCTATTCTCGCAAG GCCGATGTAGTTCTTCGCGGTTATGGCGGTTACAACACTAAGTGGGCTTTGTTCTTGCTCCATCACATTTTCCCTCCG GACTCAGCTAGACCTCCAATTGCTACGACAATTTTCTTTGGTGCTAATGATGCAGCCTTGTCAGGGAGAACCAGTGAAAGGCAGCATGTACCTATTGAAGACTACAAGCAAAATCTCAGAAAAATTGTTCTACATTTAAAG GAATGTTCTCCAACCATGCAAATTGTGCTTATTACTCCACCTCCAGTATGTGAAGAAGGGCGCCATGCATATGCAAA ATCCTTGTATGGTGAAAATGCAATGAAATTTCCAGAAAGAACAAATGAAGTAACTGGTCAATATGCGAGTGCTTGTGTTGAAACAGCCAAGGAAATAGGTGTGTTTTCTGTTGATCTGTGGTCCAAGATGCAAGAAACAGATGGCTGGCAAAAGAAATTTTTGAG TGATGGGTTGCACCTGACACCGGATGGGAATGCAATAGTGTACCAAGAAGTGATAAAGATTTTCAATGAAGCAGGGCTTTCTGCTGATAATATGCCACTTGATTTTCCTCATCACTCAGAAATTGATGCCAAAAATCCCGAGGGAGCTTTTCAGCAGAAATGTTTTTGA